One Chionomys nivalis chromosome 4, mChiNiv1.1, whole genome shotgun sequence genomic region harbors:
- the Lingo1 gene encoding leucine-rich repeat and immunoglobulin-like domain-containing nogo receptor-interacting protein 1 isoform X3, translating into MLAGGMRSMPSPLLACWQPILLLVLGSVLSGSATGCPPRCECSAQDRAVLCHRKRFVAVPEGIPTETRLLDLGKNRIKTLNQDEFASFPHLEELELNENIVSAVEPGAFNNLFNLRTLGLRSNRLKLIPLGVFTGLSNLTKLDISENKIVILLDYMFQDLYNLKSLEVGDNDLVYISHRAFSGLNSLEQLTLEKCNLTSIPTEALSHLHGLIVLRLRHLNINAIRDYSFKRLYRLKVLEISHWPYLDTMTPNCLYGLNLTSLSITHCNLTAVPYLAVRHLVYLRFLNLSYNPIGTIEGSMLHELLRLQEIQLVGGQLAVVEPYAFRGLNYLRVLNVSGNQLTTLEESAFHSVGNLETLILDSNPLACDCRLLWVFRRRWRLNFNRQQPTCATPEFVQGKEFKDFPDVLLPNYFTCRRAHIRDRKAQQVFVDEGHTVQFVCRADGDPPPAILWLSPRKHLVSAKSNGRLTVFPDGTLEVRYAQVQDNGTYLCIAANAGGNDSMPAHLHVRSYSPDWPHQPNKTFAFISNQPGEGEANSTRATVPFPFDIKTLIIATTMGFISFLGVVLFCLVLLFLWSRGKGNTKHNIEIEYVPRKSDAGISSADAPRKFNMKMI; encoded by the coding sequence ATGCTGGCGGGGGGCATGAGAAGCATGCCCAGCCCCCTCCTGGCCTGCTGGCAGCCCATCCTCCTGCTGGTACTGGGCTCTGTGCTGTCAGGTTCTGCCACAGGCTGCCCGCCCCGCTGCGAGTGCTCAGCACAGGACCGAGCGGTGCTCTGCCACCGGAAGCGCTTTGTGGCAGTGCCCGAGGGCATCCCCACCGAGACTCGTCTGCTGGACCTGGGCAAAAACCGCATCAAGACGCTCAACCAGGACGAGTTTGCCAGCTTCCCACACCTGGAGGAACTGGAACTCAATGAGAACATCGTGAGCGCCGTGGAACCCGGCGCCTTCAACAACCTCTTCAACCTTCGGACGCTGGGGCTGCGCAGCAACCGCCTGAAGCTCATCCCGTTGGGTGTCTTCACCGGCCTCAGCAACCTGACCAAGCTGGACATCAGTGAAAACAAGATTGTCATCCTGCTGGACTACATGTTCCAAGACCTATACAACCTCAAGTCGCTGGAGGTCGGTGACAATGACCTCGTCTACATCTCCCATCGAGCTTTCAGTGGCCTCAACAGCCTGGAGCAGCTGACTCTGGAGAAATGCAATCTGACCTCCATCCCCACCGAGGCGCTTTCCCACCTGCATGGCCTCATCGTCCTGCGGCTACGACATCTCAACATCAACGCCATCAGGGACTACTCCTTCAAAAGGCTGTATCGACTCAAGGTCTTGGAGATCTCCCACTGGCCCTACCTGGACACCATGACCCCCAACTGCCTCTACGGCCTCAACCTGACATCCCTGTCCATCACACACTGCAACCTGACCGCCGTGCCCTATCTGGCCGTTCGCCATCTGGTCTATCTCCGCTTCCTCAATCTTTCCTACAACCCCATTGGTACTATCGAGGGCTCCATGCTGCATGAGCTGCTGCGGTTGCAGGAGATCCAGCTGGTGGGTGGGCAGCTGGCCGTGGTGGAGCCCTATGCCTTTCGTGGGCTCAACTACCTACGTGTGCTCAATGTCTCTGGCAACCAGCTGACCACCCTGGAGGAGTCTGCCTTCCACTCCGTGGGCAACCTGGAGACGCTCATCCTGGACTCCAACCCCCTGGCCTGTGACTGCCGGCTGCTGTGGGTCTTCCGGCGCCGCTGGCGGCTCAACTTCAACAGGCAGCAACCCACCTGCGCCACACCCGAGTTCGTCCAGGGCAAGGAGTTCAAGGACTTTCCAGATGTTCTCCTACCCAACTACTTCACCTGCCGCCGGGCCCACATCCGGGACCGCAAGGCGCAGCAGGTATTTGTAGATGAGGGCCACACGGTGCAGTTTGTGTGCCGAGCGGACGGCGACCCTCCACCCGCCATCCTTTGGCTCTCACCCCGCAAGCACTTGGTCTCAGCTAAGAGCAATGGGCGGCTCACAGTCTTCCCTGATGGCACGCTGGAGGTGCGCTACGCCCAGGTACAGGACAACGGCACGTACCTGTGCATCGCAGCTAATGCTGGCGGCAACGACTCCATGCCTGCCCACCTGCATGTGCGCAGCTACTCGCCCGACTGGCCCCATCAACCCAACAAGACGTTCGCCTTCATCTCCAACCAGCCAGGCGAGGGAGAGGCCAACAGCACCCGCGCCACCGTGCCTTTCCCCTTCGACATCAAGACGCTCATCATTGCCACCACCATGGGCTTCATCTCCTTCCTGGGCGTTGTCCTCTTCTGCctggtgctgctgtttctctggAGCCGGGGCAAAGGCAACACAAAGCACAACATCGAAATTGAGTATGTGCCCCGGAAATCGGACGCAGGCATCAGCTCGGCCGATGCACCCCGCAAGTTCAACATGAAGATGATATAA
- the Lingo1 gene encoding leucine-rich repeat and immunoglobulin-like domain-containing nogo receptor-interacting protein 1 isoform X1: MAIDRRRECPKQWCGSEDERYPESGSLEQVSERMLAGGMRSMPSPLLACWQPILLLVLGSVLSGSATGCPPRCECSAQDRAVLCHRKRFVAVPEGIPTETRLLDLGKNRIKTLNQDEFASFPHLEELELNENIVSAVEPGAFNNLFNLRTLGLRSNRLKLIPLGVFTGLSNLTKLDISENKIVILLDYMFQDLYNLKSLEVGDNDLVYISHRAFSGLNSLEQLTLEKCNLTSIPTEALSHLHGLIVLRLRHLNINAIRDYSFKRLYRLKVLEISHWPYLDTMTPNCLYGLNLTSLSITHCNLTAVPYLAVRHLVYLRFLNLSYNPIGTIEGSMLHELLRLQEIQLVGGQLAVVEPYAFRGLNYLRVLNVSGNQLTTLEESAFHSVGNLETLILDSNPLACDCRLLWVFRRRWRLNFNRQQPTCATPEFVQGKEFKDFPDVLLPNYFTCRRAHIRDRKAQQVFVDEGHTVQFVCRADGDPPPAILWLSPRKHLVSAKSNGRLTVFPDGTLEVRYAQVQDNGTYLCIAANAGGNDSMPAHLHVRSYSPDWPHQPNKTFAFISNQPGEGEANSTRATVPFPFDIKTLIIATTMGFISFLGVVLFCLVLLFLWSRGKGNTKHNIEIEYVPRKSDAGISSADAPRKFNMKMI, translated from the coding sequence GTGAGCGAGAGGATGCTGGCGGGGGGCATGAGAAGCATGCCCAGCCCCCTCCTGGCCTGCTGGCAGCCCATCCTCCTGCTGGTACTGGGCTCTGTGCTGTCAGGTTCTGCCACAGGCTGCCCGCCCCGCTGCGAGTGCTCAGCACAGGACCGAGCGGTGCTCTGCCACCGGAAGCGCTTTGTGGCAGTGCCCGAGGGCATCCCCACCGAGACTCGTCTGCTGGACCTGGGCAAAAACCGCATCAAGACGCTCAACCAGGACGAGTTTGCCAGCTTCCCACACCTGGAGGAACTGGAACTCAATGAGAACATCGTGAGCGCCGTGGAACCCGGCGCCTTCAACAACCTCTTCAACCTTCGGACGCTGGGGCTGCGCAGCAACCGCCTGAAGCTCATCCCGTTGGGTGTCTTCACCGGCCTCAGCAACCTGACCAAGCTGGACATCAGTGAAAACAAGATTGTCATCCTGCTGGACTACATGTTCCAAGACCTATACAACCTCAAGTCGCTGGAGGTCGGTGACAATGACCTCGTCTACATCTCCCATCGAGCTTTCAGTGGCCTCAACAGCCTGGAGCAGCTGACTCTGGAGAAATGCAATCTGACCTCCATCCCCACCGAGGCGCTTTCCCACCTGCATGGCCTCATCGTCCTGCGGCTACGACATCTCAACATCAACGCCATCAGGGACTACTCCTTCAAAAGGCTGTATCGACTCAAGGTCTTGGAGATCTCCCACTGGCCCTACCTGGACACCATGACCCCCAACTGCCTCTACGGCCTCAACCTGACATCCCTGTCCATCACACACTGCAACCTGACCGCCGTGCCCTATCTGGCCGTTCGCCATCTGGTCTATCTCCGCTTCCTCAATCTTTCCTACAACCCCATTGGTACTATCGAGGGCTCCATGCTGCATGAGCTGCTGCGGTTGCAGGAGATCCAGCTGGTGGGTGGGCAGCTGGCCGTGGTGGAGCCCTATGCCTTTCGTGGGCTCAACTACCTACGTGTGCTCAATGTCTCTGGCAACCAGCTGACCACCCTGGAGGAGTCTGCCTTCCACTCCGTGGGCAACCTGGAGACGCTCATCCTGGACTCCAACCCCCTGGCCTGTGACTGCCGGCTGCTGTGGGTCTTCCGGCGCCGCTGGCGGCTCAACTTCAACAGGCAGCAACCCACCTGCGCCACACCCGAGTTCGTCCAGGGCAAGGAGTTCAAGGACTTTCCAGATGTTCTCCTACCCAACTACTTCACCTGCCGCCGGGCCCACATCCGGGACCGCAAGGCGCAGCAGGTATTTGTAGATGAGGGCCACACGGTGCAGTTTGTGTGCCGAGCGGACGGCGACCCTCCACCCGCCATCCTTTGGCTCTCACCCCGCAAGCACTTGGTCTCAGCTAAGAGCAATGGGCGGCTCACAGTCTTCCCTGATGGCACGCTGGAGGTGCGCTACGCCCAGGTACAGGACAACGGCACGTACCTGTGCATCGCAGCTAATGCTGGCGGCAACGACTCCATGCCTGCCCACCTGCATGTGCGCAGCTACTCGCCCGACTGGCCCCATCAACCCAACAAGACGTTCGCCTTCATCTCCAACCAGCCAGGCGAGGGAGAGGCCAACAGCACCCGCGCCACCGTGCCTTTCCCCTTCGACATCAAGACGCTCATCATTGCCACCACCATGGGCTTCATCTCCTTCCTGGGCGTTGTCCTCTTCTGCctggtgctgctgtttctctggAGCCGGGGCAAAGGCAACACAAAGCACAACATCGAAATTGAGTATGTGCCCCGGAAATCGGACGCAGGCATCAGCTCGGCCGATGCACCCCGCAAGTTCAACATGAAGATGATATAA
- the Lingo1 gene encoding leucine-rich repeat and immunoglobulin-like domain-containing nogo receptor-interacting protein 1 isoform X2, whose product MQVSERMLAGGMRSMPSPLLACWQPILLLVLGSVLSGSATGCPPRCECSAQDRAVLCHRKRFVAVPEGIPTETRLLDLGKNRIKTLNQDEFASFPHLEELELNENIVSAVEPGAFNNLFNLRTLGLRSNRLKLIPLGVFTGLSNLTKLDISENKIVILLDYMFQDLYNLKSLEVGDNDLVYISHRAFSGLNSLEQLTLEKCNLTSIPTEALSHLHGLIVLRLRHLNINAIRDYSFKRLYRLKVLEISHWPYLDTMTPNCLYGLNLTSLSITHCNLTAVPYLAVRHLVYLRFLNLSYNPIGTIEGSMLHELLRLQEIQLVGGQLAVVEPYAFRGLNYLRVLNVSGNQLTTLEESAFHSVGNLETLILDSNPLACDCRLLWVFRRRWRLNFNRQQPTCATPEFVQGKEFKDFPDVLLPNYFTCRRAHIRDRKAQQVFVDEGHTVQFVCRADGDPPPAILWLSPRKHLVSAKSNGRLTVFPDGTLEVRYAQVQDNGTYLCIAANAGGNDSMPAHLHVRSYSPDWPHQPNKTFAFISNQPGEGEANSTRATVPFPFDIKTLIIATTMGFISFLGVVLFCLVLLFLWSRGKGNTKHNIEIEYVPRKSDAGISSADAPRKFNMKMI is encoded by the coding sequence GTGAGCGAGAGGATGCTGGCGGGGGGCATGAGAAGCATGCCCAGCCCCCTCCTGGCCTGCTGGCAGCCCATCCTCCTGCTGGTACTGGGCTCTGTGCTGTCAGGTTCTGCCACAGGCTGCCCGCCCCGCTGCGAGTGCTCAGCACAGGACCGAGCGGTGCTCTGCCACCGGAAGCGCTTTGTGGCAGTGCCCGAGGGCATCCCCACCGAGACTCGTCTGCTGGACCTGGGCAAAAACCGCATCAAGACGCTCAACCAGGACGAGTTTGCCAGCTTCCCACACCTGGAGGAACTGGAACTCAATGAGAACATCGTGAGCGCCGTGGAACCCGGCGCCTTCAACAACCTCTTCAACCTTCGGACGCTGGGGCTGCGCAGCAACCGCCTGAAGCTCATCCCGTTGGGTGTCTTCACCGGCCTCAGCAACCTGACCAAGCTGGACATCAGTGAAAACAAGATTGTCATCCTGCTGGACTACATGTTCCAAGACCTATACAACCTCAAGTCGCTGGAGGTCGGTGACAATGACCTCGTCTACATCTCCCATCGAGCTTTCAGTGGCCTCAACAGCCTGGAGCAGCTGACTCTGGAGAAATGCAATCTGACCTCCATCCCCACCGAGGCGCTTTCCCACCTGCATGGCCTCATCGTCCTGCGGCTACGACATCTCAACATCAACGCCATCAGGGACTACTCCTTCAAAAGGCTGTATCGACTCAAGGTCTTGGAGATCTCCCACTGGCCCTACCTGGACACCATGACCCCCAACTGCCTCTACGGCCTCAACCTGACATCCCTGTCCATCACACACTGCAACCTGACCGCCGTGCCCTATCTGGCCGTTCGCCATCTGGTCTATCTCCGCTTCCTCAATCTTTCCTACAACCCCATTGGTACTATCGAGGGCTCCATGCTGCATGAGCTGCTGCGGTTGCAGGAGATCCAGCTGGTGGGTGGGCAGCTGGCCGTGGTGGAGCCCTATGCCTTTCGTGGGCTCAACTACCTACGTGTGCTCAATGTCTCTGGCAACCAGCTGACCACCCTGGAGGAGTCTGCCTTCCACTCCGTGGGCAACCTGGAGACGCTCATCCTGGACTCCAACCCCCTGGCCTGTGACTGCCGGCTGCTGTGGGTCTTCCGGCGCCGCTGGCGGCTCAACTTCAACAGGCAGCAACCCACCTGCGCCACACCCGAGTTCGTCCAGGGCAAGGAGTTCAAGGACTTTCCAGATGTTCTCCTACCCAACTACTTCACCTGCCGCCGGGCCCACATCCGGGACCGCAAGGCGCAGCAGGTATTTGTAGATGAGGGCCACACGGTGCAGTTTGTGTGCCGAGCGGACGGCGACCCTCCACCCGCCATCCTTTGGCTCTCACCCCGCAAGCACTTGGTCTCAGCTAAGAGCAATGGGCGGCTCACAGTCTTCCCTGATGGCACGCTGGAGGTGCGCTACGCCCAGGTACAGGACAACGGCACGTACCTGTGCATCGCAGCTAATGCTGGCGGCAACGACTCCATGCCTGCCCACCTGCATGTGCGCAGCTACTCGCCCGACTGGCCCCATCAACCCAACAAGACGTTCGCCTTCATCTCCAACCAGCCAGGCGAGGGAGAGGCCAACAGCACCCGCGCCACCGTGCCTTTCCCCTTCGACATCAAGACGCTCATCATTGCCACCACCATGGGCTTCATCTCCTTCCTGGGCGTTGTCCTCTTCTGCctggtgctgctgtttctctggAGCCGGGGCAAAGGCAACACAAAGCACAACATCGAAATTGAGTATGTGCCCCGGAAATCGGACGCAGGCATCAGCTCGGCCGATGCACCCCGCAAGTTCAACATGAAGATGATATAA